In Bordetella holmesii ATCC 51541, the following proteins share a genomic window:
- a CDS encoding bacterial lipoate ligase family protein — MHGEYKVPGGKLVVADLSVSDGLLSDVRISGDFFLEPPEALARINQALTGLPAQADEAQLSQAVRQALPADVEMFGFSPEAVAIVVRRALA, encoded by the coding sequence ATGCATGGCGAATATAAAGTCCCGGGCGGCAAACTGGTGGTTGCCGACCTGTCGGTCAGCGATGGCCTGCTCAGCGATGTCCGTATCAGCGGCGACTTCTTCCTGGAGCCGCCGGAAGCCCTGGCCCGCATCAACCAGGCGCTCACCGGCCTGCCTGCACAAGCCGACGAAGCGCAACTGAGCCAGGCGGTGCGCCAGGCGCTGCCAGCTGATGTCGAGATGTTCGGTTTTTCGCCCGAAGCCGTGGCCATTGTCGTTCGCAGGGCCCTCGCATGA
- a CDS encoding biotin/lipoate A/B ligase family protein yields the protein MSRPDWKDYRWELVHEAPQPPLLHMALDAVITDEVGAGVRAPTLRIWEWAAPAVVIGRFQSLRNEVDAEGARRHGVSVVRRVSGGGAMFIEPGNSITYSLSVPQEFVAGMSFQESYAFLDSWVIKALHDLGIKAWYQPLNDIASEGGKIGGAAQARRSKAVLHHVTMSYDIDADKMVEILRIGREKLSDKGTTSAKKRVDPLRSQTGLARDAIIERMLQTFAAMAPLQPVALADSTIAAAQKEVDEKFATEQWLTLVP from the coding sequence ATGAGCCGCCCCGACTGGAAGGATTATCGCTGGGAGCTGGTGCACGAAGCGCCTCAACCCCCCCTGCTTCACATGGCGCTGGATGCCGTCATCACGGATGAGGTCGGCGCTGGCGTGCGCGCGCCGACATTGCGTATATGGGAATGGGCCGCACCGGCCGTGGTCATCGGGCGCTTTCAATCCCTGCGCAACGAAGTCGACGCCGAAGGCGCACGCCGCCACGGGGTGTCGGTCGTGCGGCGGGTCAGCGGCGGCGGGGCTATGTTCATCGAGCCGGGCAACTCCATCACCTACTCGCTGTCGGTGCCTCAGGAGTTCGTTGCCGGCATGAGCTTTCAGGAGTCCTATGCCTTTCTCGACTCCTGGGTGATCAAAGCCTTGCACGACCTGGGCATCAAGGCCTGGTATCAGCCCCTGAACGATATCGCCTCCGAGGGCGGCAAGATCGGCGGCGCGGCGCAGGCGCGGCGCAGCAAAGCCGTGCTGCACCACGTCACGATGTCCTATGACATCGATGCCGACAAGATGGTCGAGATTTTGCGTATCGGGCGAGAAAAGCTCTCCGACAAAGGCACGACCAGTGCCAAAAAGCGTGTCGACCCCCTGCGCAGCCAGACCGGCCTGGCGCGCGACGCGATCATCGAGCGCATGCTCCAGACCTTCGCCGCCATGGCACCGCTGCAACCCGTGGCACTGGCCGACAGCACCATCGCGGCAGCCCAAAAAGAGGTCGACGAAAAGTTCGCCACTGAGCAGTGGCTGACCCTCGTACCCTGA
- a CDS encoding putative lipo domain protein, with product MFQINLPLSPSVAKLSACVSLVLLAACSSAPPANISLPAGGSPQATSNASIGDVKTQRIEWKGVKPGCNGECPTIEIDSVAFPDIPN from the coding sequence ATGTTCCAGATCAATCTGCCCTTGTCCCCATCTGTCGCGAAACTGAGCGCCTGCGTCAGCCTCGTCTTGCTGGCCGCCTGCAGCAGTGCGCCGCCGGCCAATATCAGCCTGCCGGCTGGCGGCTCGCCTCAGGCCACCAGCAACGCCAGTATTGGCGACGTCAAAACACAACGCATCGAATGGAAAGGCGTCAAGCCTGGCTGCAACGGTGAGTGCCCCACCATCGAAATAGATAGCGTGGCGTTTCCCGACATCCCCAACTGA
- a CDS encoding glutamate/Leucine/Phenylalanine/Valine dehydrogenase family protein: MSQPLVHALPSYLDANHLGPWGVYLQQVDRVTPYLGSLARWVETLKRPKRALVVDVPIELDNGQIAHFEGYRVQHNTSRGPGKGGVRFHQDVTLSEVMALAAWMSIKNAAVNLPYGGAKGGVRLDPRNMSQAELERVTRRYTTEIGVIIGPSKDIPAPDVNTNAQTMAWMMDTYSMNEGATATGVVTGKPIALGGSLGRVEATGRGVFVVACEAARDRNVPVAGAKVAVQGFGNVGGTAARLFHEAGAQVIAAQDHTGTVHNGAGLDVHKLLAHVAATGGVADFSGGQALDNAEFWTLETDFLIPAALESQITEANAAKVRAKIVVEGANGPTTPQADDILRENGVYVVPDVLANAGGVTVSYFEWVQDFSSFFWSEEEINQRLERIMREAYTSIAQVAREHNVTLRTAAFIVACTRILQARQVRGLYP; the protein is encoded by the coding sequence ATGTCTCAACCCCTCGTTCATGCCTTGCCTTCCTATCTGGATGCCAACCACCTCGGTCCCTGGGGTGTCTATCTGCAGCAGGTCGACCGCGTCACACCCTACCTGGGTTCGTTGGCACGCTGGGTCGAAACGCTCAAGCGCCCCAAGCGCGCGCTGGTGGTGGATGTTCCGATCGAGTTGGACAATGGTCAGATTGCTCACTTCGAGGGTTATCGGGTGCAGCACAATACCTCCCGGGGTCCGGGCAAGGGCGGGGTGCGTTTCCACCAGGATGTGACGCTGTCCGAAGTGATGGCGCTGGCCGCCTGGATGTCGATTAAGAACGCGGCGGTCAATTTGCCCTATGGCGGCGCCAAGGGCGGCGTGCGATTGGATCCGCGCAATATGTCGCAGGCCGAGCTCGAGCGCGTCACGCGCCGTTACACCACCGAAATCGGCGTCATCATTGGCCCATCCAAGGATATTCCGGCACCCGATGTCAACACCAACGCCCAGACCATGGCGTGGATGATGGACACCTATTCGATGAATGAAGGGGCTACCGCCACGGGTGTCGTCACTGGTAAGCCTATCGCGCTGGGCGGCAGCCTGGGCCGCGTCGAAGCCACCGGGCGCGGGGTTTTCGTGGTTGCGTGCGAAGCGGCCCGGGACCGCAACGTGCCTGTGGCCGGTGCAAAGGTCGCGGTGCAGGGCTTTGGCAACGTGGGCGGCACGGCCGCTCGTCTGTTCCACGAAGCCGGCGCACAAGTCATCGCGGCGCAGGATCATACCGGCACCGTGCACAATGGAGCCGGGCTGGATGTGCACAAATTGTTGGCCCACGTGGCTGCCACGGGTGGCGTGGCAGATTTTTCGGGTGGCCAGGCCCTGGACAATGCCGAATTCTGGACGCTTGAAACCGATTTCCTGATCCCTGCAGCGCTGGAGTCCCAGATCACTGAGGCCAATGCTGCCAAGGTGCGGGCCAAGATCGTGGTCGAAGGTGCCAATGGCCCGACCACCCCGCAGGCTGACGATATCCTGCGAGAAAACGGCGTATATGTCGTGCCCGACGTGCTGGCCAATGCCGGCGGTGTGACGGTTTCGTACTTTGAGTGGGTGCAGGATTTCTCGAGCTTTTTCTGGAGCGAGGAAGAAATCAACCAGCGCCTCGAGCGCATCATGCGCGAGGCCTACACGAGCATCGCCCAGGTGGCGCGTGAGCATAATGTCACGTTGCGTACGGCGGCCTTCATTGTGGCGTGCACCCGCATATTGCAGGCGCGTCAGGTCCGCGGCCTTTATCCTTGA
- a CDS encoding demethylmenaquinone methyltransferase family protein — protein MTTLAREPFRDDEAFRALERITTATLTTVLLKKGLRNVWIRGAFPLAPGLPRIAGRAFTVRFIPAREDLATPASWSSPTSTRAAIEQMPAGCIAVVDAQGVKDAGFWGDILCARMAHRGVAALVSDGAVRDLAGVLSTGLPVWAAGTAAPPSVAALTFVDWQQPVGCGGVAVFPGDVIVADQDGAVVIPAALLDEVVAEAVEQERLEGWIMREVAQGRALPGLYPPNAEHKARYEASKRDDAAT, from the coding sequence TTCCGGGACGACGAGGCCTTCAGGGCGCTCGAAAGGATCACTACCGCCACACTGACCACCGTCCTGCTCAAAAAGGGCCTGCGCAATGTGTGGATACGCGGCGCGTTTCCACTGGCGCCCGGCTTGCCGCGCATCGCCGGGCGCGCTTTTACCGTGCGCTTCATTCCAGCGCGGGAAGATCTGGCCACGCCCGCTTCCTGGAGTTCTCCGACGTCCACGCGCGCGGCCATCGAGCAAATGCCTGCGGGATGCATTGCCGTGGTCGACGCCCAGGGCGTTAAAGACGCCGGATTCTGGGGCGATATCCTATGTGCTCGCATGGCACATCGGGGCGTGGCGGCGTTGGTCAGCGATGGCGCCGTGCGGGATCTGGCCGGTGTCCTTTCCACCGGCCTGCCGGTCTGGGCAGCGGGGACCGCTGCGCCGCCTTCGGTGGCCGCGTTGACGTTCGTCGATTGGCAGCAGCCCGTCGGTTGCGGTGGCGTGGCGGTATTTCCTGGCGACGTCATCGTGGCCGACCAGGATGGCGCTGTCGTGATCCCGGCCGCTTTGCTCGATGAGGTCGTGGCCGAGGCCGTCGAGCAAGAGCGCCTGGAGGGCTGGATCATGCGCGAAGTCGCGCAGGGGCGGGCCCTGCCGGGCTTGTATCCGCCCAATGCCGAGCACAAGGCTCGCTATGAGGCAAGCAAGCGGGATGATGCAGCGACGTGA